One part of the Aurantibacillus circumpalustris genome encodes these proteins:
- a CDS encoding M23 family metallopeptidase has product MSKVKYRFNTKSLTYEKVKVTFKQRFWQFSSYVATGLVFATVSIMLARQFLPSPTEKKGKREIEALRLQYDLLNKKMNQAEEVLKDLEDRDDNIYRAIFESDPLPKSMRYGGSGGSDKYSIFDNYENSDLLKSVTERMDRLSKQIYVQSKSYDEVVNLAKNKEKLIASIPAIMPINQKDLAHAVTSGFGWRTHPIYKTKEFHPGMDFSAEQGTPIYSTGDGVTERADNLAQGYGNHVVIDHGFGYKTLYGHMSKIATRAGQKIMRGQLIGYVGSTGLSTAPHIHYEVIRNGEKVNPINYYYNDLSPEQYALLVELSKKDSQSFD; this is encoded by the coding sequence ATGTCAAAAGTTAAGTATAGGTTTAATACAAAGTCTCTCACCTACGAAAAGGTAAAAGTTACCTTTAAACAACGTTTTTGGCAATTTTCGTCCTATGTAGCAACGGGTTTAGTTTTTGCCACTGTTTCCATCATGCTGGCCAGGCAGTTTTTGCCTTCTCCAACCGAAAAAAAGGGGAAAAGAGAGATTGAAGCACTCCGCTTGCAATATGATTTATTAAACAAGAAAATGAATCAGGCAGAAGAGGTTTTAAAGGATCTAGAAGATAGGGATGATAACATTTACAGGGCAATTTTTGAAAGTGACCCTTTACCAAAGTCTATGCGCTATGGTGGTTCAGGTGGAAGCGATAAATACTCAATTTTTGATAATTATGAGAATAGTGACTTATTAAAGTCTGTTACAGAACGAATGGACCGTCTATCCAAGCAAATTTATGTACAATCGAAATCTTATGATGAAGTTGTAAATCTGGCGAAAAACAAAGAAAAATTAATTGCCTCTATACCCGCAATTATGCCAATTAACCAAAAAGATCTGGCTCATGCAGTAACAAGTGGTTTTGGCTGGAGAACCCATCCTATTTATAAAACAAAAGAGTTTCACCCAGGAATGGATTTTTCTGCTGAACAAGGAACCCCTATTTATTCAACCGGAGATGGCGTTACGGAAAGAGCAGATAATTTGGCGCAAGGTTATGGAAATCATGTGGTAATTGATCATGGTTTTGGCTACAAGACGCTTTATGGACATATGAGTAAAATCGCCACGCGGGCTGGTCAAAAAATAATGCGAGGCCAGTTAATAGGTTACGTCGGAAGCACAGGTTTAAGTACCGCGCCGCATATTCATTATGAAGTTATTCGTAATGGTGAAAAGGTAAATCCCATTAATTATTATTACAACGATCTTTCACCTGAGCAGTATGCTTTATTGGTTGAGCTTTCTAAAAAGGATTCTCAATCTTTCGACTAA
- a CDS encoding DUF6265 family protein codes for MEKNKTICILAVTCFLISCSNETKNTSDIGKMTIDQASWILGKWQNVSIEGSVSEHWDKLNDSTYSGRGLFIQGKDTLSKEILSLEQHGVDLYYIPTVNKQNDGKAVNFKLSSMKENVMVFENPSHDFPQKITYNKITSDSLVATISGMVEGKERSESFPMSRDK; via the coding sequence ATGGAAAAAAACAAAACAATTTGCATACTGGCAGTAACTTGCTTTTTAATTTCATGTTCAAATGAAACAAAAAACACTTCTGATATAGGAAAAATGACAATTGACCAAGCCTCCTGGATACTTGGTAAATGGCAGAATGTAAGTATTGAAGGAAGTGTTTCAGAACACTGGGACAAATTAAATGACAGCACTTATAGTGGCCGGGGTTTATTTATTCAAGGAAAAGACACCCTATCAAAAGAAATTCTTTCCCTTGAACAACACGGCGTTGACTTATATTATATTCCAACAGTAAATAAACAAAACGATGGTAAGGCGGTAAATTTCAAACTAAGCTCTATGAAAGAAAACGTAATGGTGTTTGAGAATCCAAGCCATGATTTTCCACAGAAAATAACGTATAACAAAATCACATCAGACTCTCTTGTGGCAACTATTTCAGGAATGGTGGAAGGAAAGGAACGCTCAGAGTCTTTTCCAATGTCTAGAGATAAATAG
- a CDS encoding glutathione peroxidase — MLHFLNLPALFKGQATSSIHQFKANSIEGKIIDLASFKGKKLLIVNTASECGFTPQFKELQKLYDTYKDKNFTIIGFPSNDFGKQDPGNNSEIKSFCERNYGVTFLMMEKIEVKGDNMHPIYRWLTSKSENGVMNSKVRWNFQKYMVDENGYLVDVVSPPKSPNCKKILKWLDTPKNQSSK; from the coding sequence TTGTTACATTTTTTAAATTTACCAGCGTTATTTAAAGGTCAAGCTACTTCCAGTATACATCAATTTAAAGCCAACAGTATTGAAGGGAAAATTATTGATTTAGCAAGCTTCAAAGGAAAAAAATTACTTATTGTGAATACGGCGAGTGAATGTGGCTTCACCCCACAATTTAAAGAATTACAGAAACTCTACGATACCTATAAGGACAAGAATTTTACCATTATCGGGTTTCCATCTAATGATTTTGGAAAACAAGATCCTGGAAATAATTCAGAAATTAAATCGTTTTGTGAACGAAATTATGGTGTAACATTTTTAATGATGGAAAAAATTGAAGTAAAAGGTGACAACATGCATCCGATATACAGATGGTTGACATCTAAATCAGAAAACGGTGTTATGAATTCTAAAGTACGATGGAATTTTCAAAAATACATGGTTGATGAAAATGGCTATTTAGTAGATGTAGTTTCACCTCCAAAAAGTCCAAATTGTAAAAAAATTCTTAAGTGGTTGGATACACCAAAGAATCAGTCTTCAAAATAA
- a CDS encoding hotdog fold thioesterase — MFKFKPIILNYAMSIWKGEVTTQLINELGKNTLGDFFEINFTEVGSDFLIATMPVNNKTKQPFGLLHGGASVALAETIGSVASWCVVNRELFIGVGIEINANHVKSVTEGLVTAVCTPIKIGGKVHVWDIKISDQNAELCCVCRFTCMIVPKRN; from the coding sequence ATGTTTAAATTTAAGCCTATTATTTTGAATTATGCTATGAGTATCTGGAAAGGAGAAGTTACAACGCAATTAATCAATGAACTTGGCAAGAATACGCTAGGGGATTTCTTTGAAATAAATTTCACAGAAGTTGGATCTGATTTTTTAATTGCCACAATGCCGGTTAATAATAAAACGAAGCAACCTTTTGGACTATTACACGGAGGCGCTTCTGTAGCTTTAGCCGAGACTATTGGAAGTGTTGCCAGCTGGTGTGTTGTTAACCGTGAGCTTTTTATCGGAGTTGGCATAGAGATAAACGCTAATCACGTTAAATCAGTAACGGAAGGCCTGGTAACGGCGGTTTGTACGCCAATTAAAATTGGAGGTAAGGTACATGTTTGGGATATCAAGATTTCTGATCAAAATGCTGAATTGTGCTGTGTTTGCAGGTTTACCTGCATGATTGTACCTAAAAGGAACTAA
- the alaS gene encoding alanine--tRNA ligase gives MDSNKVRQTFLDFFKSKGHHIVPSAPMVVKGDPTLMFNNSGMAPFKDIFLGNSPIKYPRIADTQKCLRVSGKHNDLEEVGVDTYHHTMFEMLGNWSFGDYFKKDAISWAWELLTEVYKIDKDRLYVTVFEGSKEEGLAFDQEAYDTWKQFVNADRILNGNKKDNFWEMGDMGPCGPCSEIHYDGRSDVERSKITGASLVNNDDPQVIEIWNNVFMEFERKADGSLIKLPKQHVDTGMGFERLVRVLQGKQSNYDSDVFTPLIHKIEELSGLRYKPEEEDKHKKQLLINIAMRVIADHIRTISFSIADGQLPGNTGAGYVIRRILRRAIRYGYQTLNLKEPFMYRIVPTLAHQMGTAFPELHSQKILIEKVIKEEEISFYKTLDVGLKRIDQVCIDTTAANKQVIDGKIVFELYDTFGFPVDLTSLIARGYNLSIDEKEFDHYLNEQKNRSRAATTIDTDDWMYVEENRGLTESQEKETEFIGYSDLECEAVIIRYRKVKAKNKEHYHLVLNKTPFYSESGGQVGDTGVLANVNESVFITDTKKENGVIIHYCDKLPIKLNATFNAKVNTEKRLYTSNNHSATHLLHAALRNVLGTHVEQKGSLVNDEHLRFDFSHFSKISDEEINQIEKMVNTKIRENITCKTELMPIEDAKKTGAMALFGEKYGDVVRVVTIDKNYSVELCGGTHVSATGQIGYFKLTSEGAVAAGIRRIEAITSIKAEEFFDNQTKLIEEIKVLLKNPRDISKGLTSLIEENNTLQKSLQSLYKEKAAGIKKDLIAKIEKKGDVNFITHFIQFDSGEEIKNLLFELRNEVPNLFCVLAAEVNGKPSISVIINDTLVKEKGFNAGNIVRDLAKEINGGGGGQPFYAQAGGSKPEGLKSALDKAANLI, from the coding sequence ATGGACTCTAATAAAGTACGTCAAACATTTCTTGATTTTTTTAAAAGCAAAGGGCATCACATTGTGCCTAGTGCTCCTATGGTGGTTAAAGGTGATCCTACACTAATGTTCAATAATAGTGGAATGGCGCCTTTTAAAGACATTTTTTTGGGAAACTCCCCAATTAAATACCCTCGCATAGCAGACACACAGAAATGTTTACGTGTGAGTGGAAAGCATAACGATCTTGAAGAAGTTGGAGTAGACACTTATCACCACACCATGTTTGAAATGCTTGGTAATTGGAGCTTTGGCGACTATTTTAAGAAAGATGCCATTAGCTGGGCCTGGGAGTTGCTTACAGAAGTGTACAAAATAGATAAAGACCGCTTGTATGTGACAGTTTTTGAAGGCAGTAAAGAAGAAGGACTTGCTTTTGACCAAGAAGCTTATGATACTTGGAAACAATTTGTAAACGCAGACCGCATTTTAAACGGAAACAAAAAAGATAATTTTTGGGAAATGGGCGATATGGGTCCATGTGGCCCTTGCTCAGAAATACACTACGATGGCAGAAGTGATGTAGAACGCTCTAAAATTACGGGGGCTTCGCTTGTAAACAACGATGATCCACAAGTGATCGAAATTTGGAATAACGTTTTTATGGAGTTTGAGCGTAAGGCCGACGGCTCTCTTATAAAACTTCCAAAACAACATGTGGATACTGGAATGGGCTTTGAACGCTTAGTACGTGTATTGCAAGGAAAACAAAGTAATTATGATTCAGATGTCTTTACGCCACTTATTCACAAAATAGAAGAACTGAGCGGACTGCGTTACAAACCAGAAGAAGAAGACAAGCATAAAAAACAATTGCTTATCAATATTGCCATGCGTGTGATTGCGGATCATATTCGTACCATATCCTTTAGCATTGCAGACGGACAATTACCTGGCAACACCGGAGCCGGATACGTTATTCGTAGAATTTTACGCAGAGCTATTCGTTATGGGTATCAAACATTAAATTTAAAGGAACCCTTTATGTACCGCATAGTGCCAACTTTGGCGCACCAAATGGGTACAGCTTTCCCAGAGTTACACTCGCAAAAAATTCTTATTGAAAAAGTAATTAAAGAAGAGGAAATTTCTTTTTATAAAACTCTAGATGTAGGCTTAAAACGCATTGATCAAGTGTGTATTGATACAACTGCAGCCAACAAACAAGTTATTGACGGAAAAATAGTTTTTGAATTGTACGACACCTTTGGATTTCCAGTAGATTTAACTTCATTGATCGCGAGAGGATACAACCTGAGTATTGATGAAAAAGAATTTGATCATTATCTGAACGAGCAAAAAAACCGTTCACGTGCAGCTACAACAATAGACACCGACGATTGGATGTATGTGGAAGAAAATCGTGGTTTAACAGAGAGTCAGGAAAAAGAAACAGAATTTATTGGTTATAGTGATTTGGAATGTGAGGCGGTTATTATTCGTTACAGAAAAGTAAAAGCTAAAAACAAAGAACACTATCATCTCGTGTTAAATAAAACACCATTTTATTCTGAAAGTGGCGGACAGGTTGGCGATACAGGTGTTCTAGCGAATGTAAATGAAAGCGTTTTTATAACAGATACAAAAAAAGAAAACGGGGTTATTATTCATTATTGCGATAAACTTCCAATTAAACTAAATGCAACGTTTAACGCGAAGGTAAATACCGAAAAACGACTTTATACCAGTAATAATCACTCTGCTACTCACCTACTCCATGCTGCATTGCGCAACGTGTTAGGAACGCACGTAGAACAAAAAGGTAGTTTGGTGAACGATGAACATTTACGTTTTGATTTTTCTCATTTCTCAAAAATAAGTGATGAAGAAATTAACCAGATTGAAAAAATGGTTAATACAAAGATTCGTGAAAACATTACTTGCAAAACAGAACTGATGCCAATTGAGGATGCCAAAAAAACTGGTGCTATGGCACTCTTTGGTGAAAAATATGGCGATGTTGTGCGAGTAGTAACCATCGATAAAAACTACTCAGTAGAGTTATGTGGCGGAACACATGTTTCGGCAACGGGACAAATAGGTTATTTTAAATTAACCAGTGAAGGGGCTGTAGCGGCTGGTATTCGACGTATTGAAGCGATTACGTCAATTAAAGCAGAGGAGTTTTTCGACAATCAAACCAAATTAATTGAAGAAATAAAAGTATTACTTAAAAATCCACGTGATATATCAAAAGGACTTACAAGTTTAATTGAAGAAAATAACACCTTGCAAAAAAGCTTACAATCTTTGTATAAAGAAAAAGCTGCAGGCATAAAAAAGGATCTGATAGCAAAAATTGAAAAAAAGGGTGATGTGAATTTTATAACCCACTTCATTCAATTTGATAGTGGAGAAGAAATTAAAAATCTTTTATTTGAACTAAGAAACGAAGTGCCCAATTTATTTTGCGTTTTAGCCGCTGAAGTAAATGGAAAACCAAGTATTTCAGTAATAATAAATGATACGCTCGTAAAAGAAAAAGGCTTTAATGCAGGTAATATTGTGCGCGACTTAGCCAAGGAAATAAATGGTGGTGGCGGCGGTCAGCCTTTCTATGCTCAAGCTGGTGGAAGTAAACCAGAAGGTTTAAAAAGCGCTCTAGATAAGGCAGCAAATCTTATATAA
- a CDS encoding helix-turn-helix transcriptional regulator, protein MKYNVYEPSKNLSKYIRCFWSLESLDSDNQNEKERVFPDGCSELIFHFHDLFLIHYTNKAPELQGRSFIHGQLKKYMELEATGKIGVFSARFHPYGLKSFVDFDVNTITGKTIAIKDIWKKDGEELEDKIRSCETDKERILIIEAFLSSKLKEPEEKENKIADCVNLIIETSGGVTIEELYKKSNLGKRQFERKFISTVGLSPKVLSRIIRFNKVLSLIENKDFTSLTSVAYEGGFYDQSHFIKDFKDLTGLNPKRYFSENMDLVKFFNL, encoded by the coding sequence ATGAAATACAACGTTTACGAACCTTCAAAAAATCTATCAAAATATATACGCTGCTTCTGGAGTTTAGAAAGCTTGGATTCAGACAATCAAAACGAAAAAGAACGCGTTTTTCCAGATGGGTGCTCAGAGTTAATTTTTCACTTCCATGATTTATTTTTAATACACTATACTAATAAAGCACCTGAATTACAGGGTCGAAGCTTTATACACGGGCAGTTAAAAAAATATATGGAATTAGAAGCTACAGGAAAAATCGGTGTCTTTAGTGCAAGATTTCATCCTTACGGATTAAAATCTTTTGTAGATTTTGATGTGAATACCATTACCGGAAAAACGATTGCAATTAAAGACATATGGAAAAAAGATGGAGAAGAGCTTGAAGATAAAATACGCTCATGTGAAACTGATAAAGAGCGTATTTTAATAATTGAAGCGTTTCTTAGCTCTAAACTTAAAGAGCCTGAAGAAAAAGAAAATAAGATTGCTGACTGTGTAAATTTAATTATTGAAACGTCGGGAGGAGTAACTATTGAAGAACTCTACAAAAAAAGCAACTTAGGCAAACGACAATTCGAACGAAAATTTATTTCAACGGTTGGTCTAAGTCCCAAAGTGTTGTCCCGAATAATTCGTTTTAATAAGGTTCTCAGTTTAATTGAGAATAAGGATTTTACCAGTCTTACATCCGTTGCATATGAAGGGGGTTTTTATGACCAATCACATTTTATTAAAGACTTTAAAGATCTTACAGGCTTAAACCCGAAGCGCTATTTTTCCGAAAACATGGATCTGGTTAAATTTTTTAATTTATAG
- a CDS encoding DUF4956 domain-containing protein, producing the protein MTHLFAVLQAQELVEISNLEALQKVSLKLFYRLLIDFVSVFILVRGVYFHVYKRLELFFTFFIFNLVIFLICFLLNKVDLSMGAAFGLFAVFSMLRYRTEDISIKDMSYLFLVIAIGLISAVTKVKNASDSYEYIFLILINSTIIVLAYLLESKVLFKKEAIQIINYDNMDLIQSQNQTLLIEDIKKRTGINAHRISISKIDFLKPSVQIKVYYFED; encoded by the coding sequence ATGACACATCTATTCGCAGTACTTCAGGCACAAGAACTTGTTGAAATAAGTAATTTAGAGGCGCTTCAAAAAGTTTCTTTAAAATTATTTTATCGCTTATTAATAGATTTTGTCTCAGTTTTTATTTTGGTACGTGGTGTATACTTTCACGTTTACAAGCGTCTAGAACTATTTTTTACTTTTTTTATTTTCAATCTGGTTATATTTTTGATTTGCTTTTTACTCAATAAGGTTGATTTAAGCATGGGTGCGGCTTTCGGCCTTTTTGCCGTGTTTAGTATGTTACGTTACCGTACCGAAGATATCAGTATAAAGGACATGTCGTATTTGTTTTTAGTAATTGCAATTGGTTTAATAAGCGCAGTAACCAAGGTGAAAAACGCAAGCGATAGCTACGAATACATTTTTTTAATATTAATAAACAGTACAATTATTGTATTGGCTTATTTATTAGAAAGTAAGGTGTTATTCAAAAAAGAAGCTATTCAGATAATTAATTACGATAACATGGATTTAATTCAATCACAAAACCAAACTCTACTGATTGAGGATATTAAGAAGAGAACAGGCATAAATGCACACCGCATTAGTATAAGTAAAATTGATTTTCTAAAGCCTTCTGTGCAAATAAAAGTGTATTATTTTGAAGACTGA